Proteins encoded within one genomic window of Deltaproteobacteria bacterium:
- a CDS encoding YceI family protein, with the protein MRKTLPTLILLSLLLLAAPAQAELETWKIDTAHTSANFKVKHLLIATVRGQFTGITGTVKLDPEDLGKLEVDVTIDATTVDTGNEQRDRHLKTADFFDIKKHPTITFVSKKVEKKGDELKVSGDLTLNGVTRPVVLEVEDISEPVLNPAKWYSRAATASTVINRQDYGVSWNKTMDTGGAVVGDEVKIEIDIELNRKPEPKS; encoded by the coding sequence ATGAGAAAGACCCTCCCGACCCTGATCCTCCTCTCGCTGCTCCTCCTGGCCGCCCCGGCGCAGGCCGAGCTCGAGACCTGGAAGATCGACACCGCGCACACCTCCGCCAACTTCAAGGTGAAGCACCTGCTCATCGCCACCGTGCGGGGTCAGTTCACCGGCATCACGGGCACGGTGAAGCTCGATCCCGAGGACCTCGGCAAGCTGGAGGTGGACGTCACCATCGACGCCACCACCGTCGACACCGGCAACGAGCAGCGCGACCGCCACCTGAAGACCGCCGACTTCTTCGACATCAAGAAGCACCCGACCATCACCTTCGTCTCGAAGAAGGTGGAGAAGAAGGGCGACGAGCTGAAGGTGAGCGGCGACCTCACCCTCAACGGCGTGACCCGCCCGGTGGTCCTCGAGGTCGAGGACATCTCCGAGCCCGTGCTCAACCCGGCGAAGTGGTACTCGCGGGCCGCGACGGCCAGCACCGTCATCAACCGGCAGGACTACGGCGTGAGCTGGAACAAGACCATGGACACCGGCGGCGCCGTCGTCGGTGACGAGGTGAAGATCGAGATCGACATCGAGCTCAATCGAAAGCCCGAGCCGAAGAGCTAG
- a CDS encoding Rdx family protein, which produces MKITITYCGAUNYEPRAAGLAAKLKDLPGVEVELIRGGGGIYDIHVDGALLYSKHASGRFPDEEQEILAPLRARAT; this is translated from the coding sequence ATGAAGATCACGATCACCTACTGCGGGGCTTGAAACTACGAGCCGAGGGCCGCCGGTCTGGCGGCCAAGCTGAAGGACCTGCCGGGCGTCGAGGTCGAGCTGATCCGCGGCGGCGGCGGCATCTACGACATCCACGTGGATGGCGCCCTGCTCTACTCGAAGCACGCCAGCGGCCGCTTCCCGGACGAGGAGCAGGAGATCCTCGCGCCCCTGCGCGCCCGCGCAACCTGA
- a CDS encoding DNA-binding domain-containing protein gives MDALRATQAQLHALLRGEASTDATARILGCDPARLTIYRNFVRHHVVSVVEKNHPMSWALLGESAGELAGGFYLSHPARSWELNRAAEPFADFLEALHAAGDARVPAFAVALARFEWECFAAYADEAREPEPASLKAPTPNPTLRVLQVAFPLVDWVLEHDARASRGEPPPPPPEPLEAPETVLVFRHPERLIASYYRGSDPLLFALKVSLEGIPLEEAARQSGQRQEEAGALLERAAGLGLILLPARG, from the coding sequence ATGGACGCGCTGAGGGCGACCCAGGCGCAGCTCCACGCCCTGCTGCGGGGCGAGGCCTCCACCGACGCGACGGCCCGGATCCTCGGCTGCGATCCGGCCCGCCTGACGATCTACCGGAACTTCGTCCGCCACCACGTCGTCTCGGTGGTGGAGAAGAACCACCCGATGAGCTGGGCGCTCCTCGGCGAGTCCGCCGGGGAGCTGGCCGGGGGCTTCTACCTCTCGCACCCGGCCCGCTCCTGGGAGCTGAACCGGGCCGCCGAGCCCTTCGCCGACTTCCTCGAGGCCCTGCACGCCGCCGGCGACGCGCGCGTGCCGGCCTTCGCCGTGGCGCTGGCCCGCTTCGAGTGGGAGTGCTTCGCGGCCTACGCCGACGAGGCCCGCGAGCCCGAGCCCGCCTCGCTCAAGGCCCCCACCCCCAACCCGACCCTGCGGGTCCTCCAGGTCGCCTTCCCCCTGGTGGACTGGGTCCTGGAGCACGACGCGCGCGCCTCGCGGGGCGAGCCCCCTCCCCCGCCGCCAGAGCCCCTCGAGGCGCCGGAGACGGTCCTCGTCTTCCGCCACCCCGAGCGGCTGATCGCCTCCTACTACCGCGGTTCGGACCCCCTCCTCTTCGCCCTGAAGGTCTCCCTCGAGGGCATCCCCCTGGAGGAGGCCGCCCGCCAGTCCGGGCAGCGCCAGGAGGAGGCTGGGGCGCTCCTCGAGCGGGCGGCCGGGCTCGGCCTGATCCTCCTGCCGGCGCGAGGGTGA
- a CDS encoding DUF692 domain-containing protein → MTALALQTPRPAPAGGVPYLGHGIGLRRPHYDAIVETVEAEATRHEIDFFEILVENYMSFGGRPRAVLERLLRSRPFVLHGVGLSIGGPDPLSEDYLTHLERLIDATGAPWFSDHLCSSGGFGVEYHDLLPLPFTEAALDHVSRRVERIQRRFPIPFALENPSYYIELGASEMSELEFIQRLVARTGVKLLLDVNNVYVNSQNHGYEPRAFIEGIPPEAVVQIHMAGHERLPEVIIDTHGAPAVPEVLALYAHTLEHTGPVSTLVEWDNDIPELPVLLEENRKVRAVARETLGEVEVAAWTR, encoded by the coding sequence ATGACCGCTCTCGCGCTGCAGACCCCGAGACCCGCGCCGGCCGGCGGCGTCCCCTACCTCGGTCACGGGATCGGACTGCGCCGCCCGCACTACGACGCGATCGTCGAGACCGTCGAGGCCGAGGCGACCCGCCACGAGATCGACTTCTTCGAGATCCTGGTCGAGAACTACATGTCCTTCGGCGGCCGCCCCCGGGCCGTCCTCGAGCGGCTCCTGCGCTCCAGGCCCTTCGTCCTCCACGGCGTCGGCCTCTCCATCGGCGGCCCCGATCCCTTGAGCGAGGACTACCTCACGCACCTCGAGCGCCTGATCGACGCCACCGGGGCGCCCTGGTTCTCGGACCACCTCTGCTCCAGCGGCGGCTTCGGCGTCGAGTACCACGACCTCCTTCCCCTCCCCTTCACCGAGGCGGCGCTCGATCACGTCAGCCGCCGGGTGGAGCGGATCCAGCGGCGCTTCCCGATCCCCTTCGCCCTCGAGAACCCGAGCTACTACATCGAGCTGGGGGCCTCCGAGATGAGCGAGCTGGAGTTCATCCAGCGGCTGGTCGCCCGGACGGGCGTGAAGCTCCTGCTGGACGTGAACAACGTCTACGTGAACAGCCAGAACCACGGCTACGAGCCCCGCGCCTTCATCGAGGGCATCCCCCCCGAGGCGGTGGTGCAGATCCACATGGCCGGCCACGAGCGCCTGCCCGAGGTGATCATCGACACCCACGGCGCGCCGGCCGTCCCCGAGGTGCTCGCGCTCTACGCCCACACCCTCGAGCACACCGGCCCGGTGAGCACCCTGGTGGAGTGGGACAACGACATCCCCGAGCTCCCGGTCCTCCTGGAGGAGAACCGCAAGGTGCGGGCTGTCGCCCGCGAGACCCTCGGCGAGGTGGAGGTCGCGGCATGGACGCGCTGA
- a CDS encoding penicillin-insensitive murein endopeptidase, whose translation METTPPAATASAAGTDALETLRAALERGAGWVASRPWRHLAALASRRFVSLTIALGLAIVPGSLLLAVAALVWHRLAATAPLAYQPTSPRVVQQAPGPPPAAEVSRPAAEPARPATATPVTPPPPPRAPAPAPSSPLILPPPEALSKETAAASCSGGTRSRGPLEHAAHLEDAGAGYRLIFPHRQLAYGTDELVGAITRIASRLGASGGEASAPLMVGNLSGPAGSQAGQDPFHPALYSLSHGAGRAADLAFPLVDALGRPVAAVETALAFEASGRSEAGVRRLHLPAAAEVPPGCRRNRIRSGLAEVTCLVPEGAYAIDYARGWQLIRTLLLDPEIGVIDDLTGVSRPDGSGLRFVFVAPFIEEGLLAAAEAAGEPEGLRKIAAQLLHQPSNADPYVHYFHVELWCTAEDRAACGCDDGTPPWKRWRAGVQLIPVS comes from the coding sequence ATGGAGACCACCCCGCCCGCGGCGACTGCGTCGGCCGCGGGCACCGACGCCCTGGAGACGCTCCGGGCGGCGCTCGAGCGGGGAGCGGGCTGGGTGGCGAGCCGGCCCTGGCGCCACCTCGCCGCGCTCGCCTCGCGGCGCTTCGTCTCGCTCACCATCGCCCTGGGGCTGGCCATCGTCCCGGGCAGCCTCCTCCTCGCCGTGGCCGCGCTGGTCTGGCATCGCCTCGCGGCGACGGCCCCCCTGGCCTACCAGCCGACCTCCCCGCGGGTGGTGCAGCAGGCCCCCGGCCCGCCGCCGGCGGCCGAGGTCTCCCGCCCGGCGGCCGAGCCCGCCCGGCCAGCGACCGCCACCCCCGTGACCCCGCCGCCGCCCCCGAGGGCGCCCGCCCCCGCGCCCTCCAGCCCGCTGATCCTGCCCCCGCCGGAGGCGCTCTCGAAGGAGACGGCGGCCGCCTCCTGTAGCGGCGGGACGCGCTCGCGGGGCCCGCTCGAGCACGCCGCGCACCTCGAGGACGCGGGCGCGGGCTACCGCCTGATCTTCCCTCACCGGCAGCTCGCCTACGGGACCGACGAGCTGGTCGGGGCCATCACCCGCATCGCGTCACGCCTCGGAGCGTCCGGCGGCGAGGCGAGCGCCCCCCTGATGGTCGGCAACCTCTCGGGCCCCGCCGGCAGCCAGGCCGGCCAGGACCCCTTCCACCCGGCCCTCTACTCCCTCTCTCACGGCGCGGGTCGGGCGGCCGATCTGGCCTTCCCCCTCGTCGACGCCCTGGGGCGCCCGGTCGCCGCGGTGGAGACCGCCCTGGCCTTCGAGGCGAGCGGCCGCTCGGAGGCCGGCGTCCGCCGCCTGCACCTCCCGGCCGCGGCCGAGGTCCCCCCCGGCTGCCGGCGCAACCGGATCCGGTCGGGCCTCGCCGAGGTGACCTGCCTGGTGCCCGAGGGCGCGTACGCCATCGACTACGCTCGCGGCTGGCAGCTGATCCGCACCCTGCTCCTCGATCCCGAGATCGGGGTGATCGACGACCTCACCGGCGTCTCCCGCCCCGATGGCTCGGGCCTGCGCTTCGTCTTCGTCGCCCCCTTCATCGAGGAGGGACTGCTGGCTGCCGCCGAGGCCGCCGGTGAGCCCGAGGGGCTGCGCAAGATCGCGGCCCAGCTCCTCCACCAGCCCTCGAACGCCGATCCCTACGTGCACTACTTCCACGTCGAGCTCTGGTGCACCGCCGAGGACCGGGCGGCCTGCGGCTGCGACGACGGCACCCCACCCTGGAAGCGGTGGAGGGCCGGCGTGCAGCTCATCCCCGTGTCCTAG
- a CDS encoding hemolysin III family protein, which produces MSPSETAAATLPTSRYTPAEERANSATHALGACLALGALAWMLAVATGSGDPRQIGTVTVFGASLFALYLASSLYHGPFSVSAKQKLRIADHIGIYLLIAGTYTPITLVGLEASPWGLGLFAAIWSFAALGIALEVFWVDRPRWISVAVYVAMGWLAILAVGPLFDHLPTGALWLIFGGGAVYTGGTLFYLIKVPYAHAIWHLFVIGGSACHVAAVALYVVG; this is translated from the coding sequence ATGAGCCCCTCCGAGACCGCCGCCGCCACCCTCCCCACGAGCCGCTACACCCCGGCCGAGGAGCGAGCCAACAGCGCCACCCACGCCCTGGGGGCGTGCCTGGCGCTCGGCGCGCTGGCCTGGATGCTGGCCGTGGCCACCGGCAGCGGTGATCCCCGGCAGATCGGCACGGTCACGGTCTTCGGCGCGAGCCTCTTCGCGCTCTACCTGGCGAGCAGCCTCTACCACGGCCCCTTCTCGGTGAGCGCCAAGCAGAAGCTACGGATCGCCGACCACATCGGGATCTACCTGCTCATCGCGGGCACCTACACGCCGATCACCCTGGTGGGCCTCGAGGCCAGCCCCTGGGGCCTCGGGCTCTTCGCGGCCATCTGGAGCTTCGCGGCGCTGGGCATCGCCCTCGAGGTCTTCTGGGTGGACCGCCCGAGATGGATCTCGGTGGCGGTCTACGTGGCCATGGGCTGGCTCGCGATCCTGGCGGTCGGTCCCCTCTTCGATCACCTTCCCACCGGCGCCCTCTGGCTGATCTTCGGCGGGGGGGCGGTCTACACCGGGGGCACGCTCTTCTACCTGATCAAGGTGCCCTACGCGCACGCCATCTGGCACCTCTTCGTCATCGGCGGCAGCGCCTGCCACGTCGCCGCCGTCGCCCTCTACGTCGTCGGCTGA
- a CDS encoding suppressor of fused domain protein codes for MGLKDWFGKKKIEAPAAPPPESDEKAEGWDAIEAAFLEHYPGQTDPPHVAPGVYRMHDLSENAAAFDGMSAYDAGTFWHLVSFGLTELYAKENVDQPEVSGFGYELTFRIPKTSERPPALAFRLLDAIGKAVWGGQDFAPGHTIQTGPIDGRPETKETAMLVLRDPLFPEPLSTPHGQVDLLLLLGVENALREAVMAAYEESEGAEGWEAEIVARIREANPELVTPLRA; via the coding sequence ATGGGTCTGAAGGACTGGTTCGGGAAGAAGAAGATCGAGGCTCCCGCGGCGCCCCCGCCGGAGAGTGACGAGAAGGCGGAGGGGTGGGACGCGATCGAGGCGGCCTTCCTGGAGCACTACCCGGGGCAGACGGATCCGCCGCACGTGGCGCCGGGGGTCTATCGGATGCACGATCTCTCGGAGAACGCGGCGGCCTTCGACGGGATGAGCGCCTACGACGCGGGGACCTTCTGGCACCTGGTCTCCTTCGGGCTGACCGAGCTCTACGCCAAGGAGAACGTGGATCAGCCGGAGGTGAGCGGCTTCGGCTACGAGCTGACCTTCCGGATCCCGAAGACCTCCGAGCGGCCGCCGGCGCTGGCCTTCCGCCTCCTGGACGCCATCGGCAAGGCGGTCTGGGGCGGGCAGGACTTCGCGCCCGGCCACACGATCCAGACCGGCCCCATCGACGGCAGGCCCGAGACGAAGGAGACGGCGATGCTGGTCCTGCGGGATCCGCTCTTCCCGGAGCCCCTCTCCACGCCTCACGGGCAGGTGGACCTCCTCCTGCTCCTGGGCGTCGAGAACGCGCTGCGCGAGGCGGTGATGGCGGCCTACGAGGAGAGCGAGGGCGCCGAGGGCTGGGAGGCCGAGATCGTCGCCCGGATCCGCGAGGCCAACCCCGAGCTGGTCACCCCCCTGCGCGCCTAG
- a CDS encoding alpha/beta fold hydrolase, whose protein sequence is MADFSESEWEHRRISVGELELHVVLAGPEEGPLVVLLHGFPELWYAWRLQIGPLAAAGYRVAVPDLRGYGESDKPEGVEAYSRPRLTADVAELIAALGYERAHVVGHDWGGAVAWMVAMYRPEVVERLVILNAPHPRAFAKHLRRPGQLARSWYMFFFQLPWLPEALIRAGDYRLIRRVLHDEARRPGGFSEADVERYVEAAARPGALTASINYYRSAIRDSWRSIFRPPRPESGDRRDRTVRAPTLVIWGEQDSFLTPPVADPGTRWVPDLRVERLPSAAHWVQVDEPERVNALLLEHLGG, encoded by the coding sequence ATGGCTGACTTCTCCGAGAGCGAATGGGAGCACCGGCGGATCTCCGTCGGCGAGCTCGAGCTGCACGTGGTCCTGGCCGGACCCGAGGAGGGGCCGCTGGTGGTGCTCCTCCATGGCTTCCCGGAGCTCTGGTACGCCTGGCGCCTGCAGATCGGGCCGCTGGCCGCCGCGGGATACCGGGTGGCGGTGCCCGACCTGCGCGGCTACGGCGAGTCGGACAAGCCGGAGGGCGTCGAGGCCTACTCCCGCCCCCGCCTGACCGCGGACGTCGCCGAGTTGATCGCGGCGTTGGGGTACGAGCGGGCCCACGTGGTCGGCCACGACTGGGGCGGGGCGGTGGCCTGGATGGTGGCGATGTACCGGCCGGAGGTGGTCGAGCGGCTGGTGATCCTGAACGCGCCGCACCCGCGCGCCTTCGCGAAGCATCTGCGCCGGCCCGGCCAGCTGGCGCGCTCCTGGTACATGTTCTTCTTCCAGCTGCCCTGGCTCCCCGAGGCGCTGATCCGCGCGGGCGACTACCGCCTGATCCGCCGGGTGCTGCACGACGAGGCTCGGCGTCCGGGCGGGTTCAGCGAGGCGGATGTGGAGCGCTACGTCGAGGCGGCAGCTCGCCCCGGGGCGCTGACCGCCTCGATCAACTACTACCGCTCGGCCATCCGCGACTCGTGGCGATCGATCTTCCGCCCGCCGCGCCCGGAGAGCGGCGACCGGCGGGATCGCACGGTGCGCGCGCCGACCCTGGTGATCTGGGGCGAGCAGGACAGCTTCCTCACCCCGCCGGTCGCGGACCCGGGCACCCGCTGGGTGCCCGATCTGCGCGTCGAGCGGCTACCCTCCGCCGCCCACTGGGTGCAGGTGGACGAGCCGGAGCGGGTCAACGCCCTCCTGCTCGAGCACCTCGGCGGCTGA
- a CDS encoding YbaK/EbsC family protein, with product MAIARKLRNYLDEHAVHYHVLSHPEEFTAPEVAHALHVPGRMMAKTVLVKADGRPVLAAVSANTRLDLSALRMVLGASIVELASEKEIDRSFPDCETGAMPPFGNVYGLPVVVDSGLVTDAAFVFEGGTHHEAIVLSFPDFERLVHPQVADIGLH from the coding sequence ATGGCCATCGCAAGGAAGCTCCGGAACTATCTCGACGAGCACGCGGTCCACTACCACGTGCTCTCGCACCCCGAGGAGTTCACCGCTCCCGAGGTCGCCCACGCGCTCCACGTCCCTGGCCGGATGATGGCCAAGACCGTCCTGGTCAAGGCCGACGGCCGGCCGGTCCTCGCGGCGGTGAGCGCCAACACCCGACTCGATCTCTCCGCCCTGCGCATGGTGCTGGGCGCGAGCATCGTCGAGCTCGCCTCCGAGAAGGAGATCGATCGCAGCTTCCCGGACTGCGAGACCGGCGCGATGCCGCCCTTCGGCAACGTCTACGGCCTGCCGGTGGTCGTCGACTCGGGGCTGGTGACCGACGCCGCCTTCGTCTTCGAGGGCGGCACCCACCACGAGGCGATCGTGCTCTCCTTCCCCGACTTCGAGCGCCTGGTGCACCCCCAGGTCGCCGACATCGGGTTGCATTGA
- a CDS encoding cupin domain-containing protein encodes MSKSDDLPLVLNVDDAEDQEHLFGEHWGGSYRALTPAMRPLGGKLGVNRTVCPPGRATVPFHYHQLEDEVFYILSGRGIFRYGDQLRQVGPGDCISCPAGTKTAHQLANPFDEDLVYLAIGNREPEEVCVYPDNGKVLVRGIGRIGRLEEAAYLDGEPDRPKIFDLLEQGTD; translated from the coding sequence ATGAGCAAGTCTGACGATCTGCCCCTGGTTCTCAATGTCGACGACGCCGAGGATCAGGAGCACCTCTTCGGGGAGCACTGGGGGGGGTCCTACCGGGCCCTGACGCCTGCCATGCGGCCGCTGGGCGGCAAGCTGGGGGTGAATCGCACCGTCTGCCCCCCGGGCCGGGCCACCGTCCCCTTCCACTACCACCAGCTGGAGGACGAGGTGTTCTACATCCTCTCGGGGCGGGGGATCTTCCGCTACGGAGACCAGCTCCGGCAGGTGGGCCCGGGAGACTGCATCTCCTGCCCGGCCGGCACCAAGACCGCCCACCAGCTGGCCAACCCCTTCGATGAGGATCTGGTCTACCTGGCCATCGGCAACCGGGAGCCCGAGGAGGTCTGCGTCTACCCCGACAACGGCAAGGTGCTGGTGCGCGGCATCGGCAGGATCGGCCGCCTGGAGGAGGCCGCCTACCTCGACGGGGAGCCGGACCGGCCGAAGATCTTCGACCTCCTGGAGCAGGGCACGGACTAG
- a CDS encoding (2Fe-2S)-binding protein, producing the protein MRSEVHRLKVNGEEREVTVAGDTPLLWVLREQLGLTGTKFGCGEQLCGACTVLIDGAAERACGTSVADAVGSEILTIEGLKQGGVLHPVQQAWLDERVSQCGYCQPGQILAVVALLGESPRPTDREIDLALEGNLCRCGTYPRIRRGVHRAAALLAGEEPT; encoded by the coding sequence ATGCGCTCCGAGGTCCACCGGCTGAAGGTCAACGGAGAGGAGCGGGAGGTCACCGTCGCCGGCGACACCCCTCTGCTCTGGGTGCTGCGAGAGCAGCTGGGGCTGACCGGCACCAAGTTCGGCTGCGGTGAGCAGCTCTGCGGAGCCTGCACCGTCCTCATCGACGGCGCCGCCGAGCGCGCCTGCGGCACCAGCGTCGCCGACGCGGTGGGGAGCGAGATCCTCACCATCGAGGGGCTGAAGCAGGGAGGGGTCCTCCATCCGGTGCAGCAGGCCTGGCTCGACGAGCGCGTCTCCCAGTGTGGCTACTGCCAGCCCGGACAGATCCTGGCGGTGGTGGCGCTCCTCGGGGAGAGCCCGCGCCCCACCGACCGGGAGATCGATCTGGCCCTCGAGGGGAACCTCTGCCGCTGCGGCACCTACCCGCGCATCCGCCGCGGGGTCCACCGGGCCGCCGCGCTCCTGGCCGGAGAGGAGCCCACGTGA
- a CDS encoding molybdopterin-dependent oxidoreductase: MSLTRREFLGSSAAAGAGLVIAAQLPACGAGRRPPLDADLPAGTFTPNAWLRLTPDGRIRFYLSPVEIGQGTQTGHAQLVAEELEVAPEAVEVVPAPPDPAFANPLMGMQVTGGSTGISSFHEAVRAAAAQARLCLLTAASRRLGIPLEQCRARDGRVHHPGGESIAYGELVEAAARLRVAAPELKPSGAFRVIGKSVPRLDSPAKLEGSAVYGLDVQLPGLLTAVVIRAPELGASLRAHRTREARAMPGVVAVFPISRGMAVVAKGYWQARQAAKKVELRWHRRHEPPLDDREIRRTYRELVETPGKVVHRKGKVEEALAGAATELEAVYELPYLAHATLEPQNATAWVREGRCEAWVPTQSVSIARQVAADAAGLPLEDVTIHTTWVGGGFGRRANQDFLAEAVEISARLQRPVKVIFSREEDTAVDYYRPAYVHRVRAGIDGEGKIVGWHHRLAGQSILAQVIQDFAGSAMPGWLPARAKHFLGEVAGNALKRSDPTSFEGTEDPPYALGAHQVEYHWQDPEVPVGFWRSVGHSSSAFAVESMIDELAHAAGSDPLTYRRTLLAGKDDDLKVLETAAEAADFGEALPAGHGRGLAIHRSFGTIVAVVIEVSVRGERVKLERLVCAFDCGLAVNPDQVLAQLEGSMVFGLSAALFQEITLREGRVQQGNFDSFELLTFDATPPMEVIRVPSDRPPQGVGEPGVPPVAPALAGAIFAATGKRLRRLPLLPELKRQR, from the coding sequence GTGAGCCTCACCCGCCGAGAGTTCCTGGGCAGCAGCGCGGCGGCGGGCGCCGGGCTGGTGATCGCCGCCCAGCTGCCGGCTTGCGGCGCGGGGCGCCGGCCGCCCCTCGACGCCGACCTGCCGGCCGGGACCTTTACCCCCAACGCCTGGCTGCGCCTCACCCCCGACGGCCGCATCCGCTTCTACCTGAGCCCGGTGGAGATCGGGCAGGGCACCCAGACCGGGCACGCCCAGCTCGTCGCCGAGGAGCTCGAGGTGGCGCCCGAGGCCGTGGAGGTCGTCCCCGCGCCCCCCGATCCGGCCTTCGCCAACCCCCTGATGGGGATGCAGGTCACGGGGGGAAGCACCGGCATCTCCTCCTTCCACGAGGCCGTCCGGGCGGCGGCGGCCCAGGCGCGCCTCTGTCTGCTCACCGCAGCATCCCGGCGCCTCGGGATCCCGCTCGAGCAGTGCCGCGCCCGGGACGGGCGGGTGCACCACCCGGGCGGCGAGAGCATCGCCTACGGCGAGCTGGTCGAGGCGGCCGCCCGCCTGCGGGTCGCCGCGCCGGAGCTGAAGCCCTCCGGAGCGTTCCGCGTGATCGGCAAGTCCGTGCCCCGCCTGGATTCGCCGGCGAAGCTCGAGGGGTCGGCGGTCTACGGCCTCGATGTCCAGCTGCCCGGTCTGCTCACGGCGGTCGTGATCCGGGCGCCCGAGCTCGGGGCGAGCCTGCGGGCGCACCGGACCCGCGAGGCCCGCGCCATGCCCGGCGTGGTGGCCGTCTTCCCGATCTCCCGCGGCATGGCCGTGGTGGCGAAGGGGTACTGGCAGGCACGGCAGGCCGCGAAGAAGGTCGAGCTGCGCTGGCACCGGCGCCACGAGCCCCCCCTCGACGATCGCGAGATCCGGCGGACCTACCGGGAGCTGGTCGAGACGCCCGGCAAGGTCGTCCACCGGAAGGGCAAGGTGGAGGAGGCCCTCGCGGGCGCCGCAACCGAGCTCGAGGCGGTCTACGAGCTGCCCTACCTCGCGCACGCCACGCTCGAGCCGCAGAACGCCACGGCCTGGGTGCGGGAGGGACGCTGCGAGGCCTGGGTGCCGACCCAGTCGGTGAGCATCGCCCGGCAGGTCGCCGCCGACGCCGCCGGGCTCCCCCTCGAGGACGTGACGATCCACACGACCTGGGTGGGTGGAGGCTTCGGCCGCCGCGCGAACCAGGACTTCCTCGCCGAGGCGGTCGAGATCTCCGCGCGTCTGCAGCGGCCGGTGAAGGTGATCTTCAGCCGGGAGGAGGACACGGCGGTCGACTACTACCGGCCGGCCTACGTCCACCGGGTCCGCGCCGGGATCGACGGCGAGGGGAAGATCGTCGGCTGGCACCACCGGCTGGCGGGGCAGTCGATCCTCGCCCAGGTCATCCAGGACTTCGCCGGCTCGGCCATGCCCGGCTGGCTGCCGGCCCGGGCGAAGCACTTCCTGGGCGAGGTCGCCGGGAACGCCCTGAAGCGCTCCGACCCCACCTCCTTCGAGGGCACCGAGGATCCCCCCTACGCCCTCGGGGCGCATCAGGTGGAGTACCACTGGCAGGACCCCGAGGTGCCGGTGGGCTTCTGGCGCTCGGTGGGTCACTCCTCCTCGGCCTTCGCGGTCGAGTCGATGATCGACGAGCTCGCCCACGCCGCCGGAAGCGATCCCCTCACCTATCGCCGTACGCTCCTCGCCGGAAAGGACGACGACCTGAAGGTGCTGGAGACGGCCGCCGAGGCCGCCGACTTTGGAGAGGCGCTCCCCGCGGGACACGGCCGTGGCCTGGCGATCCACCGGAGCTTCGGGACGATCGTGGCGGTCGTGATCGAGGTCTCGGTGCGCGGGGAGCGGGTGAAGCTCGAGCGCCTCGTCTGCGCCTTCGACTGCGGTCTGGCGGTGAACCCCGACCAGGTCCTGGCCCAGCTTGAGGGCAGCATGGTCTTCGGGCTCTCGGCCGCGCTCTTCCAGGAGATCACCCTGCGCGAGGGGCGGGTGCAGCAGGGGAACTTCGACAGCTTCGAGCTCCTGACCTTCGACGCGACGCCGCCAATGGAGGTGATCCGGGTGCCCAGCGATCGTCCCCCCCAGGGGGTGGGCGAGCCCGGGGTGCCGCCGGTGGCGCCCGCCCTCGCCGGGGCGATCTTCGCCGCCACCGGCAAGCGCCTGCGGCGCTTGCCCCTGCTGCCGGAGCTGAAGCGGCAGCGCTGA